GCAGTTGCTGGCGGCGGGTCTGGACGCGGTGAAGGGCGACCTGGGCAGGCGCAAGGAGATGATAGCGGCGATGGAGGCGGCGAAGATCGACAGCCCGCGCGGAGCCTTCACGCTGTCCCGTTCGCACAATCCGGTGCAGGACATCTACCTGCGCAGGGCCGAAGGGCGGGAGAACAACTTCGTCGAGGTGTCGGCGAAGGCGCTCGCCGATCCGGGGCGCGGCTGCAGAATGTAGCCGGCGCCAATCGTCGAGTCTGGCCGGGCGCGGCGGCATGCCGCCGCGCCCGGCCGCATTCATCGCGGCGAAGACCGCCGCACGGCGGGCCTGCGCTTCAGCCCGCGGCGGCCTGCCGTTCGAACCGCGCCGGCGCGGAATCCGCAAGACAGCCTTCGACGCCGACCACCTCGCCGATCACGATCAGCGCGGGGGCGCGGATGCCGGCCTCGCGCACCGCGCCGGGCAGCCCGGCGAGCGTGCTGTGCACGCCGCACTGCTGCGGCGTCGTCGCGGCGTGGATCACCGCCGCGGGGGTATCGGCCGGCAGCCCGTGGGCGGCCAGTTCGCGGCAGATGATGTCGAGCGCGCCCAGCCCCATGTAGATCACCACCGTCTGCTTGGGGCGGGCGAGGGCGGTCCAGTCGAGATCGACGCTGTCGTTCTTCAGGTGGCCGGTGGCGAACACCAGCGTCTGCGCGTGCTCGCGGTGGGTGAGCGGGATGCCGGTGGCGGCGGCCGCGCCGGCGGCCGCGGTGATGCCGGGGACGATCTCACAGGGCAGGCCGGCCGCCGTCACCGCCTGCATCTCCTCGCCGCCGCGGCCGAAGATGAAGGGGTCTCCCCCCTTGAGCCTGACCACCTGCAGGCCCTCGCGCGCCAGGTCCACGAGCACCTGGTTGATCTGCGCCTGCGGTAGGGCGTGGTTGCCGGCTTCCTTGCCGGCATACACGCGGCGTGCCGCGGGCGGGATCATCTGCAGGATGTCCGTGCCGACGAGATGGTCGTACACCACCGCCTCGGCCGCGGCGAGCAGGCGCGCCGCCTTGAGCGTCAGCAGGTCCGGATCGCCCGGCCCGGCGCCGACCAGCCACACCTTGCCGCCTTCGCCCGCAGGGCGGCACGGCGCGGCCGCGTCGCCGGGCCTGGACGCGCGCGGCCGGTACGGGGCGAGGCTGCTGCGGTTGCGCAGGCGTGAGGGCAGGCCGGCGACGGACACGGCGGCGTGGGACTGCAGCAAGGCATGAGGCATGGCATCGGCTCCCGTGCGGGCAGGTCGCTGGCCGTGCCCTGTGTTGCAATTCGGATGCCACGAACTTTATCCCCATGCCGCCTAGGGGAAATTAATTCAAATCAAGGATTGCAGGCCGCCATGAAATCGATACTGCCGGCATCGTTTCCGTGTCGTTCAAGGAGAGGGCAATGCAAAACAAGGGCTGGATCGGGAAAACGCTGGCGTTGGCGATGCTGCCGATGGCGGTAGGGGCCGTGTGGGCGCAGAGCGCGCCGGAAATGACGGCTGACGAAAAGGCGAAGGCCAAGCAGATCTATTTCGAGCGCTGTGCGGGGTGCCATGGCGTGCTGCGCAAGGGCGCCACCGGCAAGAACCTGGAGCCGCACTGGGCGAAGACGATGCCCGACGGCACCAAGATGGAAGGCGGCACGCTGAAGCTGGGCACCGAGCGCCTGGAAAAGATCATTTCCTACGGTACCGAAGGCGGGATGGTCAATTACGACGACATCCTGACCAAGGAAGAAATCAACCTGATGGCGCGTTACATCCAGAACACGCCCGACGTGCCGCCCGAGTTCTCGCTGAAGGACATGAAGGACAGCTGGAAGTTGATCGTGCCGGTCGACCAGCGTCCGAAGAAGCAACTGAACAAGGTCAACCTGAAGAACGTGTTCGCGATCACGCTGCGCGACGCCGGCAAGCTCGCGCTGGTCGACGGCGACACGCACAAGATCTGGAAGGTGCTCGACACCGGCTACGCGGTGCACATCTCGCGCCTGTCGGCTTCCGGCCGCTACGTGTATACCGTGGGCCGCGACGGCCTGACCACGATCATCGACATGTGGTACGAGGAGCCGACCACGGTGGCCACCGTGCGCCTGGGTTCGGACGCGCGCTCGGTCGATACGTCCAAGTTCAAGGGCTACGAGGACAAGTACCTGATCGGCGGTACCTACTGGCCGCCCCAGTATTCGATCATGGACGGCGAAACGCTCGAACCGATCAAGATCGTTTCGACCCGCGGCCAGACGGTGGATGGGGAATACCACCCCGAGCCGCGCGTGGCCTCCATCGTCGCGTCGATGGTGAAGCCCGAATGGGTGGTGAACGTGAAGGAAACCGGCCAGATCATGCTGGTGGACTACACGGACATCAAGAACCTGAAGACCACCACCATCGAGTCGGCGAAGTTCCTGCATGACGGCGGCTGGGACATGTCCAAGCGCTACTTCATGGTGGCGGCCAATGCGTCCAACAAGGTCGCCGCGGTCGACACCAAGACCGGCAAGCTGGCGGCGCTGGTCGATACGGCGAAGATCCCGCACCCGGGGCGCGGCGCCAACTTCGTGCATCCGCAGTTCGGCCCGGTGTGGGCGACCGGCCACCTCGGCGACGCCGTCGTGTCGCTGATCTCCACGGCGTCGGACGATCCGAAGTACGCCAAGTACAAGAGCAACAACTGGAAGGTGGTGCAGCAACTGAAGATGCCGGGCGCGGGCAACCTGTTCGTCAAGACGCATCCGAAGTCCAAGCACTTCTGGGCCGACGCGCCGATGAACCCGGAACGCGAGATCGCCGAGTCGGTGTATGTGTTCGACATGAACGATCTCTCCAAGGAGCCGACGCGCCTGGACGTCGCCAAGGATTCCGGCCTGCCGGAAAGCAAGGCGATCCGCCGCGCGACGCACCCCGAGTACAACGAGGCCGGCAACGAAGTGTGGATCTCGCTGTGGGGCGGCAAGACCGACCAGTCGGCGATCGTCATCTATGACGACAAGACGCTCAAGCTGAAGAAGGTCATCACCGACCCGGCGATCGTCACGCCGACCGGCAAGTTCAACGTCTTCAACACCATGCACGACGTTTATTGATCGCCTCGTCGATCCTTACCCCGAGCCCCGCGTCCCCGCGCGGGGCCGGCGAGGAAGAAGCTCATGACTGATCGTGACAGCAGCACCAAACAAGAACATGCCGGCGGGTTCTTCTCCCGTCTGCGCCGTCCGTCGTCGAAGTATTCGCTGGGCGTTTTGCTGGTCGCAGGTTTCGTCATCGGCGTGTCGTTCTGGGGCGGTTTCAACACCGTGCTGGAAGCGACCAACACCGAGAAGTTCTGCATTTCCTGCCATGAGATGTACGACAACGTCTACGTGGAATACAAGGAAACCATCCACTACACCAACCGCACCGGCGTGCGCGCCACCTGTCCCGACTGCCACGTGCCGAAAGACTGGACGCACAAGATGATCCGCAAGGTGCAGGCATCCAAGGAGGTCTGGGGCAAGCTGACCGGCTCCATCGACACGCGCGAGAAGTTCGAGGCCAAGCGGCTGCAACTGGCGCGCAGTGAATGGAAGAGGATGAAGGCCGCCGATTCCCGCGAATGCCGCAACTGCCACACGCTGGAGAGCATGAACCCCGAGGCGCAGAAGCAGCGTGCGCGCAAGCAGCACGAGATCGCCAAGGAAGACAAGATGACCTGCATCGACTGCCACAAAGGCATCGCGCACCACAAGCCCGAAGGCATGACCGAGGCGGACGAGGAGTGATCCGCGCTGCGGCGCGGAGCATGTCCAACCCATCCACAGTGAGGAATCGACCATGAAACGAACGATGATTGCCGGCGCCGTGGGCGCAGCCCTTGCGCTCGGTGCCGGAGCTGCGGTCGCGGCGGCGCCGGCCGACTGGAGCAAGGTGGCGTCCAAGGACATCACCCTGTTCTATCCGGGCGTGTCGCCGCTGGAATGGATCAACAAGGGCACCGAGCACGGCGGTGCGCGCGCGCTCAAGAAGGGCGAGACCTGTGCCGACTGCCACCACGAGGAAACGGCCGACATGGGCAAGAAGATGGCCAGCGGCCAGAAGATCGAGCCCAGCCCGATCCCGGGCAAGGCGGCCTTCATTCCGGTCAAGGTGCAGGCGGCGCATGACGGCGAGAACCTGTACCTGCGCTTCAGCTGGAAGCAGCCGGCCGCCTCCGGCGGCGCCAAGATGGACGACAAGAACCCGGTGAAGATCGCCTTCATGCTGGAATCGGGCGGCAAGGTGGAGCTGGCCAACCAGGCCGGATGCTGGGCGACTTGCCATGCCGACTCGCGCACGATGCCGGGCGCGGCCGAGACCAAGACCAAGTACGTCAAGGGCGGCTCGCTCGCCGAAGGCAAGTTCTACGACCTCCACCAGTGGCGCAGCGGCGAGAAGAAGGCGTACGACGGCTACGTCGCCGACAAGCGCGTCATGGAAGGCGGCAAGGCGCTGGTGAGCGCCGACGGCAAGCAGAACGGCGACACCTGGACGGTGGTGTTCGCGCGCAAGTTCGCGGGCGGCGAGGGCGACGTGGCACTGGAGGCCGGCAAGGTCTACAACTTCGGCTTCGCCATCCACGACGACAGCGCCAGCGGCCGCTTCCACCACGTCTCGCTCGGCTACAAGCTGGGCATCGACACCAAGGCCGACATCACCGCCGCCAAGCAGTAGGGCGCCGGCCGTGCTTCATCTGCCGCAGGAGAACGTCATGCGTGCGATGTTCCGGGCCACCCTGGCGGGTGGCCTGTTGGTGCTGGGGCTGGCGCCGCCGCTGCAGGCCGCCGAGCAGGTCGTCGAAGCCGCCGGCTACAAGTTCGTGCCGGCCGAGGTACGCATCCGGCCCGGCGATTCGGTGGTGTGGGTGAACCGCGAGAAGCGCGTCAGCCATTCGGTGCTGTTCGCCGCCACCGGGGAGGAGTCGCCCCGTTTCTTCCCCGACGAGCGGTGGTCGCGCACCTTCGAGCAGGCCGGCCGCTTCGAGTACCGCTGCGGCCCGCATCCCGAGATGACCGGCGTGGTCATCGTCGGCGACTGAGGCGCCGGGCGCCGCGCGGGGTTGATGCCAGTCAAGGCGCGCCGCGCGGCCCGACCGCATGCTGGCATTGCCTAGAACGCAGCAGGGTCCAACGGTGAAACCTCCGCCTCTCCTCGTCCATGTCGCCGTATTCATCGGCGCCGCCCTGATCGCCGCCTACGCGTCCGCCGCCGAAGAGGGCGGCGCGCCGCGCGCCGGCTCCCCGCGCTACCGCGAGCTGGTGCACATCGTCCGCCAGGACTGCGGCTCCTGTCACGGGCTGACGCTTGCCGGCGGGCTGGGCCCTGCGCTGACGCCGGGCGCGCTCGCCGGCAAGCCCGCCGACAGCCTCGTCGCCACCATCGTCGGCGGCCGGCCCGGCACGCCGATGCCGCCTTTCGTCGGCATCGTCAGCGAAGCCGAGGCGGGGTGGATCGTCGATCAACTGATGCGCGGCTTTCCCGCCGATGGCGGGGCCGGCGCGCCGGCCCACTGAGCCTGTAGGAGCCCCCATGTCTCTGCAACCCGCTCGCCTCGCGCCAACCGTGCTGTGGGCGATTCTGCTGCCGGCCATCGTGGTGCTGCTGTCGGCCTGCGGCACGCTGCCGCAGGAAACCCGGCTGCGCGGCACCGGCGACCTGGGCGTCGTCATCGAACGCGCCGACGGCCGCGTACAGGTCGTCGAAACCAGCGGCCGCAGCGTGCTCGCCCGGGTGAACGGGCTGGGCGACCTGTCGCACGCCTCGGTGGTGTTCTCGCGCGATGGCCGCTACGCCTACGTGTTCGGCCGCGACGGCGGGCTCACCAAGGTGGACCTGCTGACCGCCAGCATCGCCGGCCGCGTGGTGCAGGGCGGCAACTCCATCGGCGGCGCCATCTCGCAGGACGGCCGCATCGTCGTCGCGCAGAACTACGAGCCCGGCGGCATCAAGGCTTTCGACGCCGACACGCTGGAGCTGATCGCCGACGTGCCCGCCGCCTACGGCAACGAAGGCAGGCGCTCCAAGGTGGTGGGGCTCGCCGACCTGCCGGGCAACCGCTTCATCTATTCGCTGTTCGACGCCGGCGAGATCCGCATCACCGATCTCTCCGACCGCGGGAAGCCGGTCACGCAGACCTTCGCCGCCGGCAGGCAACCCTACGATGCGCTGGTGACGCCCGACGGTCGCCACTACATCGCCGGCCTCTTCGGCGAGGATGGCCTGGCGATGCTGGACCTGTGGCAGCCGGAGAAGGGCGTGCGCAAGATCCTCTCCGGCTACGGCCGCGGCGAGCAGCCGCTGCCGGTGTTCAAGATGCCCCACCTGCGTGGCTGGGCGGTGGCGGGCGGGCGTGCCTACCTGCCGGCGATCGGCCGCCACGAGGTGCTGGTGGTCGACACGGACACCTGGCAGGAGGTCGGCCGCATCGCGGTGAAGAGCCAGCCGGTGTTCGTCATGGCGCGCCCCGACGGCCGCGAGGTGTGGGTGAACTTCGCCTTTCCGGACAACGGCTGGGTGCAGGTCGTGGATACCATGAGCCTCGGGATCACCGACACGCTGCAGCCGGGCCGGGCGATCCTGCACATGGAGTTCACCCCGCGCGGAGAGGAAGTCTGGCTGTCCGCGCGCGACGACAACCGCGTCGTCGTCTATGACACGAAGAGCCACAGGCAGGTCGCGCAGTTCGACGCCGCCAGCCCGAGCGGCATCTTCTTCACCAGCCGCGCCGCGCGTACGGGGTTCTGAATGGACGCCCCCGCCCAGCGGCACTCCCCCTCCCATGAGGAGGAGGGTGGAGCAGGGGTCTTGCGCACCGCCCTGCGTTCGCATGACGGGTCGGCCGTGCACGGCCGGCCCTCGGCGGCGCAGCGGCAGGAGGCCGCCCGATGAGCACTACGCCACGCCACGTCCGTCTGCCCCGAACGCTGGATGCGGCGGGCTTTCGCCTGCTCAACGACTGGCAGCGCGACTTTCCCGTCGTGCCGCGGCCGTTCGCGCAGATCGGCGCCGAGGTCGGCATGGCCGAGCACGACGTCATCGCCGCCTATCGCCGCTTCGTCGACGACGGCCTGGTGAGCCGCGTCGGCGCGGTGTTCGCGCCGTGCCGGCTCGGCGCCAGCGCGCTCGCCGCACTCGCCGCCCCGCCCGGGCGGCTGGAAGAGGTGGCGGCGCGGATCAGCCGCGAGCCGGCGATCAACCACAACTACCAGCGCGAGCATGCCTACAACCTGTGGTTCGTCGTCACCGCGGCATCGCCCGGGGGCCTGCGCGAAGTGGTGGCCGGCATCGAGCGCGACACCGGCTGCGCGGTGATCGTGCTGCCGCTGGAGGAAGAGTTCCACATCGATCTCGGCTTCGACCTGAAGACCGGCGGCAGGGCGCGGCGGCACGCCTGCCACGCCCTCGATGCGGGAGCGGCTTCGCCCGCCGCCGCGGTGCCGATGGAATCCGCCTGTGCCCTGCCGGCGCTGGAGCGCGACCTGGTCACCGCGCTGCAGGCCGGGCTGCCGCTGGTGGCCGAACCCTTCGCCGCACTCGGGGCGCGCGCCGGGCTGAGCGCCGGCATGGCGATGGAACTGATCGAGCGCTGGCTGGCGGAAGGGCTGGTGCGCCGCTTCGGCGTCGTCGTGCGCCATCACGAACTCGGCCTCGGAGCCAACGCGATGTGCGTGTGGGATGTGCCCGACGAGGTCGTCTCCGGCCTCGGCAGGCGGCTCGCGGCGGAGCCGGCCGTCACGCTGTGCTACCGCCGCCGCCGCGCCCTGCCGGGCTGGCCCTACAACCTCTTCTGCATGATCCACGGCAGCGCGCGCGGCGAGGTGCTGGCCGCGCGCGACGATCTCGCCGCCCGCCTCGGGCTCGACGCCCATCCGCACGACGTGCTGTTCAGTTGCCGCCGCTTCAAGCAGACCGGCGCCTGTTACCTGCCGCCGCGGGAGGCCGCCCATGCCTGAGCGGCGCGGCGTGGCCGCCAGGCGCGAGCCGGACGACACCGACCGCCGGCTGATCAACGCGCTGCAGGGCGGTTTTCCGCTCGTGGAATCGCCCTATGCCGAGGTCGGCGTGCGGCTCGGCCTGAGCGAGGACGAGGTGCTGTCGCGCCTGCGAAGCCTGCTCGACGACCGCGTGCTGACCCGCTTCGGCCCGATGTTCCAGATCGAGCGCATGGGCGGCGCCTTCTGCCTGGCCGCGATCGCGGTGCCGGAGGCGCAGTGGGGCCGAATCGTCGAGACGGTGAACGCCTTTCCCGAGGTCGCGCACAATTACCGCCGCGAGCACGCGCTCAACATGTGGTTCGTGCTCGCCACCGAATCGCCGCAAGGCATCGCCGACGCCGCGCGCCGCATCGAAGCCGCCACCGGGCTCGCGGTGCACCTGTTCCCGAAGGAGCGCGAATACTTCGTCGAGATGAAGCTGGAGGCTTGATGAACACCTCTTCGCCCGCCGCCGCGCAGGACGACCTGGACCGCCGCCTCGTGCTCGCCACCCAGGCCGGCCTGCCGCTGGTGCCGCGTCCCTATGCCGCCGTCGCGCAGCAGGTGGACGCCAGCGAGGAGGAGGTGCGCCGGCGGCTGGCGGCCATGCTCGAATCCGGCCGCATCCGCCGCATCGGCGCGGTGCCCAACCACTACGCCATCGGCTACACCGCCAACGGCATGAGCGTATGGGACATCGACGACGCGGTGGTCGATGCGGTGGGCGAGCGTGTCGGCGCGCTCGATTTCGTCACCCACTGCTACCGCCGCCCGCGCCATCTGCCGGACTGGCCCTACAACCTGTTCGCGATGGTCCATGCGCCCGGCCGCGAAGAGGCGCTCGCGCGCGTGGGCGAGATCGCAGCGCTCATCGAAGGCGGCTTCCCCGGCGCCTGCCGCGGCCGGGACGTCCTGTTCTCCAATGGCATCCTGAAGAAGACCGGCCTGCGCATCGGCGGCTGAGGCTGCGCCGGCCAGGCGTTCCGCGTCGCACGCACGTGCCGTGCGGCGCCTCTGCGCGCATCGCCCCCCGGCTTCCAGATTGACTGCGCTGATCGGTTGCAACGCACTTCCCGCCTTTTTTCGGGAGGCATGCTGTTCGATTGTCACGAATATCCATTAATGTTACAATTTAATGTCATCCTCATCTAGGATGGCGGATGTGCATCATATGTCCATGCTTCGACCCCGGTGTTGAAGCGCGTCCGTCAAAAATACAGACGATCGGCTTTATCAATGGAAATGGAATAAGAAAAAATAAATGAATCATGGCTGACAAACTGCATACCTTGACCCCTTCACTGCAACAAGCCCCGCATCCGGCCCGTCTGTGGCAGCCACTCGCCAATGGCCGCGTGCAATGCCACCTGTCGCCCCGCGAATGCAAGATTCCCGAGGGGGGTCTGGGTTTTTGCGGTGTGCGCTATAACCAGGGCGGCCGACTGGTAACGCTCAATTACGGCAAATCTGTGCCGATCACTGAAGAGCGTATCGAGTCGGAGGCCGTCTATCATTACGCGCCGGGCGCACGAATTCTGTCCCTGGGTAACATCGGCTGTATGTTCAAGTGTGATTTCTGTCAGAACTGGCAGACCAGTCAGGCACGACTGGTGCGTGAACAGGACATCGCCCGCTATACGCCGGAGCAAGTTGTCGATTACGCCGTGCGCCACGGAATCGGCATCCTGTCTTGGACCTACAATGACCCCGTGGTATGGCACGAATTTGTCATGGATACCGCCCGCCTGGGCCGTCAGGCCGGCTTGAAGAACCTGTACAAGTCGGCTTTCTCCATTGGGCCGGGAGCCATAGATGAACTGCTGGAAGTCATGGATATCTTCAGCATTTCTCTCAAATCGATGGATGCCGGGTATTACCGCAAATTTGCGCGAGGCGAGCTGCAGCCGGTACTGGACGGCATCCTCCAAGTTTATCGAGCGCGCAGCGATGGCGACGGCCCGCATCTGGAAATCTCCAATCTGTGCTTGACCGGGCGCAACGACAATCTCATCGAGGCACGCCGGGTTTGTGATTGGATGCTGGACAAACTCGATGATCGTATCCCGCTGCACTATGTGCGCTTCCATCCGGATTACCTGTACACCCACGTTGAGCGTACCGATGTGAACTTCCTCGAAGCGGCTCGCAGGCAGGCGCTCGATGCTGGAGTCAAGTTCGTCTACCTGGGTAATACCGGAGGGACGACAAGCGTCGATACCTATTGTCCCCAATGTGGACAAACGGTGATCCGCCGCAGCGGGGAGACGCTCGAGATGCATCTCGATGGCAGTCGGTGCGGCCATTGCGGTTGCGACCTGCCCATCGTCAATTCAAGTTGGGCAGACCGCACTTCCAGTACATCGGGCAA
This DNA window, taken from Thauera sp. K11, encodes the following:
- the cobA gene encoding uroporphyrinogen-III C-methyltransferase produces the protein MPHALLQSHAAVSVAGLPSRLRNRSSLAPYRPRASRPGDAAAPCRPAGEGGKVWLVGAGPGDPDLLTLKAARLLAAAEAVVYDHLVGTDILQMIPPAARRVYAGKEAGNHALPQAQINQVLVDLAREGLQVVRLKGGDPFIFGRGGEEMQAVTAAGLPCEIVPGITAAAGAAAATGIPLTHREHAQTLVFATGHLKNDSVDLDWTALARPKQTVVIYMGLGALDIICRELAAHGLPADTPAAVIHAATTPQQCGVHSTLAGLPGAVREAGIRAPALIVIGEVVGVEGCLADSAPARFERQAAAG
- a CDS encoding ethylbenzene dehydrogenase-related protein; the encoded protein is MKRTMIAGAVGAALALGAGAAVAAAPADWSKVASKDITLFYPGVSPLEWINKGTEHGGARALKKGETCADCHHEETADMGKKMASGQKIEPSPIPGKAAFIPVKVQAAHDGENLYLRFSWKQPAASGGAKMDDKNPVKIAFMLESGGKVELANQAGCWATCHADSRTMPGAAETKTKYVKGGSLAEGKFYDLHQWRSGEKKAYDGYVADKRVMEGGKALVSADGKQNGDTWTVVFARKFAGGEGDVALEAGKVYNFGFAIHDDSASGRFHHVSLGYKLGIDTKADITAAKQ
- a CDS encoding cupredoxin domain-containing protein, producing MRAMFRATLAGGLLVLGLAPPLQAAEQVVEAAGYKFVPAEVRIRPGDSVVWVNREKRVSHSVLFAATGEESPRFFPDERWSRTFEQAGRFEYRCGPHPEMTGVVIVGD
- a CDS encoding Lrp/AsnC family transcriptional regulator, with translation MPERRGVAARREPDDTDRRLINALQGGFPLVESPYAEVGVRLGLSEDEVLSRLRSLLDDRVLTRFGPMFQIERMGGAFCLAAIAVPEAQWGRIVETVNAFPEVAHNYRREHALNMWFVLATESPQGIADAARRIEAATGLAVHLFPKEREYFVEMKLEA
- a CDS encoding c-type cytochrome; translated protein: MKPPPLLVHVAVFIGAALIAAYASAAEEGGAPRAGSPRYRELVHIVRQDCGSCHGLTLAGGLGPALTPGALAGKPADSLVATIVGGRPGTPMPPFVGIVSEAEAGWIVDQLMRGFPADGGAGAPAH
- the amrS gene encoding AmmeMemoRadiSam system radical SAM enzyme, with protein sequence MADKLHTLTPSLQQAPHPARLWQPLANGRVQCHLSPRECKIPEGGLGFCGVRYNQGGRLVTLNYGKSVPITEERIESEAVYHYAPGARILSLGNIGCMFKCDFCQNWQTSQARLVREQDIARYTPEQVVDYAVRHGIGILSWTYNDPVVWHEFVMDTARLGRQAGLKNLYKSAFSIGPGAIDELLEVMDIFSISLKSMDAGYYRKFARGELQPVLDGILQVYRARSDGDGPHLEISNLCLTGRNDNLIEARRVCDWMLDKLDDRIPLHYVRFHPDYLYTHVERTDVNFLEAARRQALDAGVKFVYLGNTGGTTSVDTYCPQCGQTVIRRSGETLEMHLDGSRCGHCGCDLPIVNSSWADRTSSTSGKVMRSLTHVFRGAIGAAHIEQPTESPIRYVFLDVEGEEIGRGQSSCLRFLVSRPSVRVAALRIDLEADTDVRVLEVFDRAHFPTAAAAQSQTGSCDVPPALIIPR
- the ahbB gene encoding siroheme decarboxylase subunit beta gives rise to the protein MSTTPRHVRLPRTLDAAGFRLLNDWQRDFPVVPRPFAQIGAEVGMAEHDVIAAYRRFVDDGLVSRVGAVFAPCRLGASALAALAAPPGRLEEVAARISREPAINHNYQREHAYNLWFVVTAASPGGLREVVAGIERDTGCAVIVLPLEEEFHIDLGFDLKTGGRARRHACHALDAGAASPAAAVPMESACALPALERDLVTALQAGLPLVAEPFAALGARAGLSAGMAMELIERWLAEGLVRRFGVVVRHHELGLGANAMCVWDVPDEVVSGLGRRLAAEPAVTLCYRRRRALPGWPYNLFCMIHGSARGEVLAARDDLAARLGLDAHPHDVLFSCRRFKQTGACYLPPREAAHA
- a CDS encoding nitrite reductase, encoding MQNKGWIGKTLALAMLPMAVGAVWAQSAPEMTADEKAKAKQIYFERCAGCHGVLRKGATGKNLEPHWAKTMPDGTKMEGGTLKLGTERLEKIISYGTEGGMVNYDDILTKEEINLMARYIQNTPDVPPEFSLKDMKDSWKLIVPVDQRPKKQLNKVNLKNVFAITLRDAGKLALVDGDTHKIWKVLDTGYAVHISRLSASGRYVYTVGRDGLTTIIDMWYEEPTTVATVRLGSDARSVDTSKFKGYEDKYLIGGTYWPPQYSIMDGETLEPIKIVSTRGQTVDGEYHPEPRVASIVASMVKPEWVVNVKETGQIMLVDYTDIKNLKTTTIESAKFLHDGGWDMSKRYFMVAANASNKVAAVDTKTGKLAALVDTAKIPHPGRGANFVHPQFGPVWATGHLGDAVVSLISTASDDPKYAKYKSNNWKVVQQLKMPGAGNLFVKTHPKSKHFWADAPMNPEREIAESVYVFDMNDLSKEPTRLDVAKDSGLPESKAIRRATHPEYNEAGNEVWISLWGGKTDQSAIVIYDDKTLKLKKVITDPAIVTPTGKFNVFNTMHDVY
- the ahbB gene encoding siroheme decarboxylase subunit beta, translating into MNTSSPAAAQDDLDRRLVLATQAGLPLVPRPYAAVAQQVDASEEEVRRRLAAMLESGRIRRIGAVPNHYAIGYTANGMSVWDIDDAVVDAVGERVGALDFVTHCYRRPRHLPDWPYNLFAMVHAPGREEALARVGEIAALIEGGFPGACRGRDVLFSNGILKKTGLRIGG
- a CDS encoding cytochrome D1 domain-containing protein, whose translation is MSLQPARLAPTVLWAILLPAIVVLLSACGTLPQETRLRGTGDLGVVIERADGRVQVVETSGRSVLARVNGLGDLSHASVVFSRDGRYAYVFGRDGGLTKVDLLTASIAGRVVQGGNSIGGAISQDGRIVVAQNYEPGGIKAFDADTLELIADVPAAYGNEGRRSKVVGLADLPGNRFIYSLFDAGEIRITDLSDRGKPVTQTFAAGRQPYDALVTPDGRHYIAGLFGEDGLAMLDLWQPEKGVRKILSGYGRGEQPLPVFKMPHLRGWAVAGGRAYLPAIGRHEVLVVDTDTWQEVGRIAVKSQPVFVMARPDGREVWVNFAFPDNGWVQVVDTMSLGITDTLQPGRAILHMEFTPRGEEVWLSARDDNRVVVYDTKSHRQVAQFDAASPSGIFFTSRAARTGF
- a CDS encoding NapC/NirT family cytochrome c; translated protein: MTDRDSSTKQEHAGGFFSRLRRPSSKYSLGVLLVAGFVIGVSFWGGFNTVLEATNTEKFCISCHEMYDNVYVEYKETIHYTNRTGVRATCPDCHVPKDWTHKMIRKVQASKEVWGKLTGSIDTREKFEAKRLQLARSEWKRMKAADSRECRNCHTLESMNPEAQKQRARKQHEIAKEDKMTCIDCHKGIAHHKPEGMTEADEE